The Chitinophaga pinensis DSM 2588 region TCATAGCGTCCGTTGGGTAACAGCTCATGCCGGATATAACCATCCCTGGTCACCCACATACCTACATATTTATTTGCGTTGTCCATGCGTTGTTGATTAATTGTGAATTTCTTTGCTGTTGTAACTTTCTCCTTTTGTATCGGCGCCGTCACTCATTTGCATTTTCAATGCGAGATGAATCAACTGCGTGACATAATTCCTTAACAGATCATACTTATACCTGTAATCAGAGGGCCACTCTTCCAACATGCGGACGAATATATCCGCTACTACTTTATCCTGTTCTTTTGTCAGTGCCTGTACCGGTTTTCCACCGGCCATAAACATGGGAAGCGCATTGATCTTCTCCTGCATCTGTGTCGTAAAGAACGGGGCGCTGAACACGCAGCAGAATCCCGTTTTATCCGCCTCCAATGATTCCCATGTATACGGCGCATGTGGATTGAAAAACACCAGTGTGGTTGCTGATCCCGCCATACTATTATCAGTATAGTGGGAGCGCTTACTTCCTCTTATCAGTCCTATCTTATAATAATCCATGCATTGTTTCGTCCATCCTGTCTTGTACTGCCACACATCCTCCAGCCTGAATACGCCGAAAAGTCCTGTCTGTTGCTCCGGATGCACGTGTTGTTTTTTAAACACACGCCGGCAGTACGTCATTATCCGTTTGATATTCGTCGTCAGACAAACCACTATCACGATTGATAAAAGGAAGCCCATACGCTACGCTTCAATCGCTGTAGAGACAGTCAGTTCCTTCCAGGTTTCCAGTTCATTTCTCAATGCATCCAGTTTCTTACCTGCAAGTTCATACGCATCAGTACCAAGGAAAAAGTGTAAAGGCGGGTTTTCCACGTCCGTGATCTTAATTACCGCTGCTGCTGCTTTCTCAGGATCGCCCGGCTGATTGCCATCTATTGATTGCTGATGTGCACGTTGTGATTCACGCACATTGGCATATGCGTCAATAGGATGCTTTGGTATCACCAGTGAATCGGAAGCGAGGAAGTTTGTTCTGAAATAACCAGGAGAAACAATGGTAGCGTGAATACCAAAAGGTTTTACTTCAGTAGCTAATGCTTCTGTCAGTCCGTTTACTGCAAACTTAGTAGCGCAGTAAATGCCAAAACCAGGAAAATCACCAACCAGTCCGCCGATAGAAGAGAAGTTAATAATATGGCCGGAACCCTGCGTTCTCAGATAAGGCAATGCTTTCCTTACAACGTTTAATAAACCGAAGACATTCACGTCAAAATTCTGACGGCCTTCTGCATCTGATAATTCTTCCAGACCGCCTACCAGTCCGTAACCTGCATTGTTTACTACTACATCTACACGTCCGAATTTATTGACGGTAGCAGCGATGGCATCTTCTACACTTTTCTCAGATGTAAGATCTACTGCCAGGGGCAGGAAATTATCATCTTCACCTACCGCTTTATTCAGTTCTGCAAGGTTTCTTGTGGTTGCTGCTACAGGAACACCTTTTGCGAGTAATTGCTTTACTATAGAGAGCCCAAATCCTTTTGAAGCGCCGGTTACAAACCAGACTTTTTGTTGTTTCATACTTTGTTTCTTTTGTTGTTGATACAAAGCTACAGCAACAAAAGCCCGTCGTCATTACACCATTCAAAGCGATAATTGTATCTTTCAAACAGCGCCCTGTTTTTAGATATTTCTGAAGGCGGTAGGGGTCGTATCAACCTGTCTGCGGAAGAACTTATTAAAATGTGCAGGCTCTTCAAAACCAAGCGCATAGCTGATTTCAGAGATATTCCAGTCGGTATGTTTCAATAAGGACTTTGCTTCGCTGGCCAGCCTTTCAAATATATGCTCTGTAGTCGTACGGCCGGTTGTTTCTTTAATTGCACGGTTTAAATGATTCACATGCACAGACAGATGTCGTGCAAAATCATTGGCAGAACGCAGCTCAAAACGCTGATGGGGTGACTCGATAGGAAACTGGCGTTCCAGCAGTTCTGTAAAGACGGATGTAATACGCGTCTTTGCATCGCTCTGCTGATACAGTTTTTCTGAAGGAGACAGCTTCAAGGCATAATGAATGATCTCCATCACATAGTTGTTCAGCAGATCATATTTATATACATAGTCAGACCGGATCTCTTCCATCATCTTTTCAAAGATGTTTGTTACCTGCTGATCCTGTATATCATTCAGGAAATATGCTGGTTTTCCGCCCTGTGCAAACATGGGAAAATCAGTCATACTACCGCGGATCCTTTCTGTGAAAAAACCTTCCTTGAAAATACAGAAGAAGCCACTTAGTTCCGGCGCCAGCGATTGCCAGGTATAAGGTACATTCGGATTGAAAAACATCAGGGTAGTACCTGATACTTCGATGCTTTTATCTGCATAATGATAAAAACCATGTCCCCTGGATAAGCCTATTTTATAAAATGTCTTACGGCTGTAACGAGGTGGCGTGGTTCCCATATGATTCTCCAGACTGAATACATTGAAATGCCCGGTTTCCTTGCTCAGGTTGGCTGGCACTTCTTTGATCTTATTCTGATAAAAATCTTCGAGTGTTTCTGTCAGCATGCTTGCTTTTATTAAATGCGATATATTAAACTTGAGATATGATCTTGCGGGGAAATACCTGTCTTAAAAACGGCCATACTTTTTCATACAATGCAAAATTAAGAGCTTGTTTCGGGTCATTCATTACGATAAACAAAGGATTACTTATAAAATTCAAACAATTTGCTTTCCCTGAATAGCAAGTTTCGGGTTTTCCCGCCCTTCCTCCTGCGCTACTTTTACAGAAAAAAAATGATGAAAAACGTCGCAGAACGCCTGCATAGCAAGGATTGGCAGCAGATCAGTGA contains the following coding sequences:
- a CDS encoding helix-turn-helix domain-containing protein, translating into MLTETLEDFYQNKIKEVPANLSKETGHFNVFSLENHMGTTPPRYSRKTFYKIGLSRGHGFYHYADKSIEVSGTTLMFFNPNVPYTWQSLAPELSGFFCIFKEGFFTERIRGSMTDFPMFAQGGKPAYFLNDIQDQQVTNIFEKMMEEIRSDYVYKYDLLNNYVMEIIHYALKLSPSEKLYQQSDAKTRITSVFTELLERQFPIESPHQRFELRSANDFARHLSVHVNHLNRAIKETTGRTTTEHIFERLASEAKSLLKHTDWNISEISYALGFEEPAHFNKFFRRQVDTTPTAFRNI
- a CDS encoding oxidoreductase, translating into MKQQKVWFVTGASKGFGLSIVKQLLAKGVPVAATTRNLAELNKAVGEDDNFLPLAVDLTSEKSVEDAIAATVNKFGRVDVVVNNAGYGLVGGLEELSDAEGRQNFDVNVFGLLNVVRKALPYLRTQGSGHIINFSSIGGLVGDFPGFGIYCATKFAVNGLTEALATEVKPFGIHATIVSPGYFRTNFLASDSLVIPKHPIDAYANVRESQRAHQQSIDGNQPGDPEKAAAAVIKITDVENPPLHFFLGTDAYELAGKKLDALRNELETWKELTVSTAIEA